In Mytilus trossulus isolate FHL-02 chromosome 6, PNRI_Mtr1.1.1.hap1, whole genome shotgun sequence, a single window of DNA contains:
- the LOC134723593 gene encoding E3 ubiquitin-protein ligase TRIM33-like, with the protein MTKPKCLNCMHSFCEPCLSAYIIKLVESEGKSLQCFKCPSCQADNKIPDTSLPIESWVRLFSPSAIVTFFLEKMSLENSQKCDPCKRGDNTLDATSWCKDCGEALCENCASYHTKVKMLMDHTIVTLDEMRKQPKQISDTDELCSQHGGKYVEAFCDDHDDICCVECITENHRQCKTVRTLEQASLGIKTQLDPLVFRMNELEKQAVSVVEDRKTNMDDILKQKEDILTEVNKTRTDMQSYFATLETKLKEEITQTHESLSEELQLQAQNFEHIFNNCDNGKRVLTASVDYGSDRDIFLTAFKLRKQCERHEIYIRSQSENILRHDYSLHMNEIIKTFTDQIKSMGNVSIEQKPTNIVPSFYKDMHVSVVANMSGKSWSDTGHCWFTGGIFLQGGLIVMADYRNRKLKCFNTTYTMTNELVLEDNPWDVCFLESDDLEGDTMLVTFPNDSNAKVVKIDSGGKMVLQDDEYDIGSGGHGLHRNGDRIYIACSNEIRMLSLKTKSISTMPVGNRGARYVLSTKASSICYSTKASVTCHDKKGQEIFRYKDPELRSPRGIAEDAEGNIYVCGIDSNNVHQLLPDGTFVKIALSGKDDINNPYAILFQQNSTRFIVTQMDSDIVKVYELITMW; encoded by the coding sequence ATGACTAAACCaaaatgtttgaattgtatGCATTCATTTTGTGAGCCGTGTTTATCCGCATATATTATCAAGCTAGTAGAGAGCGAGGGTAAAtctttacaatgttttaaatgtcCGTCTTGCCAAGCAGATAATAAAATTCCCGATACGTCATTGCCAATCGAATCTTGGGTACGTTTATTTTCACCAAGTGCAATCGTTACTTTTTTCTTGGAGAAAATGTCTTTGGAAAATTCTCAGAAGTGTGATCCTTGTAAGCGAGGTGACAACACGCTGGATGCTACGTCATGGTGCAAAGATTGCGGTGAAGCTCTGTGCGAGAACTGTGCAAGTTATCACACTAAAGTCAAAATGCTGATGGATCATACAATTGTTACATTAGATGAAATGCGAAAACAACCAAAACAGATTTCTGACACTGACGAATTGTGCTCCCAACATGGAGGAAAATACGTGGAAGCGTTTTGTGACGACCATGATGATATATGCTGCGTCGAGTGCATTACAGAAAATCACAGGCAGTGCAAAACGGTACGTACTTTAGAACAAGCTTCTCTTGGTATCAAAACACAATTGGACCCGTTAGTTTTTAGAATGAATGAATTAGAAAAACAAGCTGTTTCCGTTGTTGAAGACAGAAAAACCAACATGGACGACATTTTGAAACAAAAGGAAGACATTCTTACCGAAGTGAATAAAACAAGGACAGACATGCAAAGCTACTTTGCAACACTAGAAACAAAACTGAAAGAAGAAATAACACAAACACACGAGTCGTTATCCGAAGAACTTCAATTACAGGCTCAAAATTTCGAACATATATTTAACAATTGCGATAACGGAAAAAGAGTTCTTACTGCCTCCGTAGATTATGGATCTGACAGAGATATCTTCTTAACTGCTTTTAAACTCAGAAAACAATGTGAACGTCATGAAATTTACATCAGATCACAAAGTGAGAACATTTTACGCCATGACTATAGCTTACATATGaatgaaataatcaaaacattCACGGATCAAATTAAAAGCATGGGAAACGTATCAATAGAACAAAAACCAACCAACATAGTACCTTCATTCTACAAAGATATGCATGTTTCAGTTGTTGCAAACATGTCGGGTAAATCTTGGTCTGATACTGGCCATTGTTGGTTTACCGGTGGAATATTCTTACAAGGTGGTTTAATCGTAATGGCGGATTACCGCAACCGGAAGTTAAAGTGCTTCAATACGACTTATACGATGACAAATGAGCTAGTTCTAGAGGACAATCCATGGGACGTATGTTTTTTAGAAAGTGATGATTTAGAAGGTGACACTATGCTGGTAACATTTCCAAATGATTCAAATGCGAAAGTCGTGAAGATAGATAGTGGAGGGAAGATGGTTCTACAAGATGACGAGTATGACATTGGCAGTGGTGGACATGGCTTACACAGAAATGGGGATCGGATATATATAGCTTGTTCAAATGAGATTAGGATGCtaagtttgaaaacaaaatctatttCGACTATGCCTGTGGGAAATCGAGGAGCGAGATATGTGCTTAGTACAAAGGCATCAAGCATTTGTTATTCTACAAAGGCATCCGTCACATGTCATGATAAGAAAGGGCAAGAAATATTTCGATATAAAGACCCGGAACTTCGTTCTCCACGTGGTATAGCAGAAGACGCAGAGGGAAATATTTACGTTTGTGGAATTGATTCAAATAATGTGCACCAGCTACTTCCAGACGGTACATTTGTTAAAATTGCCCTGTCTGGCAAGGATGATATAAACAATCCGTATGCAATTCTATTCCAACAAAACAGCACACGATTTATTGTCACTCAAATGGACTCCGATATAGTCAAAGTTTACGAACTTATCACTATGTGGTAG